A genomic stretch from Falco naumanni isolate bFalNau1 chromosome 4, bFalNau1.pat, whole genome shotgun sequence includes:
- the LOC121088043 gene encoding V-type proton ATPase subunit F-like: MSGRGKLIAVLGDEDTVTGFLLGGVGELDKHRKPNFLVVDKETSLAEIEETFRSFLNREDIGIILISQCLAELIQHAVEAHARPLPAILEIPSKEHPYDPAKDSVLHRARGVFSPEDLR; this comes from the exons ATGTCGGGCCGCGGGAAGCTGATCGCGGTGCTGGGGGATGAGGACACGGTGACCGGGTTCCTGCTGGGCGGCGTGGGCGAGCTGGACAAGCACCGGAAGCCCAACTTCCTGGTGGTGGACAAGGAGACCAGCCTGGCCGAGATCGAGGAGACTTTCCG GAGCTTCCTGAACCGGGAGGACATCGGGATCATCCTGATCAGCCagtgcctggcagagctgaTCCAGCATGCAGTGGAGGCGCACgcccggcccctgcccgccATCCTGGAGATCCCTTCCAAGGAGCACCCCTACGACCCTGCCAAGGACTCTGTCCTGCACCGCGCCCGCGGTGTCTTCAGCCCCGAAGACCTGCGCTAG